The Candidatus Krumholzibacteriota bacterium region AGAAACGGCTCCGCGCGGGCGCCGCGTTGATCGCGACCGCGCTTCTTCTCCCCGCGGCGGCCCCCGCCGGCGACGCCGCGTTCGAATGGGGATTCCGCGAGCGGCTCCGCGAGACCAGCATCCGCAACGGGTTCGACCTCGAGAACGACGTGGTCGACGACCTGCATTTCCTGCGCGTGCGCACCCAGCTCTGGGGCCGGTGGCGTCCCGCGGCGGGATGGGAGCTCTACGCGATGCTCAACAACGAGCACCGGCACTGGTTCAAGCCCGATCGCGACTTCGAGTTCGGCGAGGATCTCCACGAGCTGATCTTCGAGAACCTCTACGTGCGCGCCTCGGAAATCGGCGGCCGGCCGATCGACGTCACCCTCGGCCGGCAGGACATCATGCTCGGCGAGGGATTCCTCTTCCTCGACGGCGGCACGCTCGACGGCTCCCGCACGGCCTACATGAACGCCCTCCGGATCGGCGTGGGCGATGCGTCGGCCCGCCGCCTCGAGCTGTTCGTCATCTCCAACCCCGAGACCGACGAGTACCTCCCCGTCGTCAACGACCGGGACCAGGGCCTCACCGAGTGGGGCGAGTCGGGGGCGGCCCTCTACTTCACCGATCGATCATCGGGCCCGGTCGACTACGACCTCTACTACGCCTTCAAGCGGGAGAAGGACGACGACGGGATCTTCCCCGAGACGACGCTGCACACCGTCGGGGGCCGCGCCTCGGCCGGCGGCGGGGGCCGGCTGCGCTTCGCCGCCGAGGCGGCCTTCCAGTCCGGCGAACGGGGCGACGCCGATCGCTCGGGGCTGGGCGGCTACGTCCACGGCACGTACGCTCCTCCGTCGCGGCTGAGCCCCGCCATGACCGCCGGGCTCATCTATCTCTCGGGCGACGACCCACGCTCCGGCGACTACGAGGGGTGGGATCCCCTCTACAGCCGCTGGCCCAAGTGGAGCGAGCTCTACATCTACACGCTCGTGGGCGAGAACGGCGTGGCGTACTGGAACAACCTCCTCGCCCCGTACCTGCAGCTTTCCCTGCGTCCCGAGAAGCGTATCGAGCTCATCGGGGAGGCCTACCTGATGTACGCCCCCGAGCAGGCGCCGGTCATCATCGCGCCCGGCGACGAGCTTCCCGTCGACTGGGCAAACGCCGGGACCGAGGAGCGGGGGCTCCTCACGCGGGTCTGGCTGAAGTGGCGGGCGACACGCTACCTGACCGGACACCTCCTCTGGGAGCGCTTCGACCCGGGCAACTTCTACGACACGGACGCCGACACGG contains the following coding sequences:
- a CDS encoding alginate export family protein, producing the protein MKKRLRAGAALIATALLLPAAAPAGDAAFEWGFRERLRETSIRNGFDLENDVVDDLHFLRVRTQLWGRWRPAAGWELYAMLNNEHRHWFKPDRDFEFGEDLHELIFENLYVRASEIGGRPIDVTLGRQDIMLGEGFLFLDGGTLDGSRTAYMNALRIGVGDASARRLELFVISNPETDEYLPVVNDRDQGLTEWGESGAALYFTDRSSGPVDYDLYYAFKREKDDDGIFPETTLHTVGGRASAGGGGRLRFAAEAAFQSGERGDADRSGLGGYVHGTYAPPSRLSPAMTAGLIYLSGDDPRSGDYEGWDPLYSRWPKWSELYIYTLVGENGVAYWNNLLAPYLQLSLRPEKRIELIGEAYLMYAPEQAPVIIAPGDELPVDWANAGTEERGLLTRVWLKWRATRYLTGHLLWERFDPGNFYDTDADTAHFLRWEFMFTY